A section of the Pseudomonas tritici genome encodes:
- the ada gene encoding bifunctional DNA-binding transcriptional regulator/O6-methylguanine-DNA methyltransferase Ada — translation MTTEQDPRWAAILARDPKADALFVYGVKTTGVYCRPSSASRLPRPENIEFFDTAAQAEAAGYRASKRAAGDQTQLAAHHAQRVADACRHIEQADTPPSLNTLATQAKLSPFHFHRVFKAVTGLTPKGYASAHRSRKVRDGLRGPHSVTDALYDAGFNSNSRFYESADQLLGMKPSDYKAGGTNTAILFAIGQCSLGAILVAQSARGVCAILLGDDPDRLARDLQDQFPKAELVGADPHFEQLVAQVVGFIEAPALGLDLPLDLRGTAFQERVWQALRDIPPGSTASYAQIAARIGAPKSFRAVAQACGANSLAVAIPCHRVVRSNGDLSGYRWGVERKQQLLERESKI, via the coding sequence ATGACCACCGAACAAGACCCCCGCTGGGCCGCCATTCTGGCCCGTGATCCCAAAGCCGATGCGCTGTTCGTCTATGGTGTGAAGACCACCGGCGTGTACTGTCGCCCGAGCAGCGCTTCGCGCTTGCCGCGCCCGGAAAATATCGAGTTCTTCGACACGGCTGCACAGGCCGAAGCGGCGGGTTATCGCGCCAGCAAACGCGCTGCCGGCGACCAGACGCAACTGGCAGCACACCATGCACAACGGGTGGCCGACGCCTGCCGGCATATCGAACAGGCCGACACCCCGCCCAGCCTGAACACGCTGGCCACGCAAGCCAAGCTGAGCCCCTTCCATTTTCACCGCGTGTTCAAAGCCGTCACCGGCCTGACCCCCAAGGGCTACGCCAGCGCCCATCGTTCACGCAAAGTGCGCGATGGCCTCAGGGGCCCGCACTCGGTGACCGATGCGCTGTATGACGCAGGCTTCAACTCCAACAGCCGCTTTTATGAATCCGCAGATCAATTGCTTGGCATGAAGCCCAGCGACTACAAAGCCGGCGGCACTAACACTGCGATCCTGTTTGCCATCGGGCAATGCTCGCTGGGTGCAATCCTGGTGGCGCAAAGTGCCCGTGGTGTGTGCGCGATTTTGCTCGGAGATGACCCGGACCGGTTGGCGCGTGATCTGCAGGATCAATTTCCCAAAGCCGAGCTGGTGGGCGCCGACCCGCACTTCGAACAGCTGGTCGCCCAGGTCGTGGGGTTTATCGAAGCGCCCGCGCTTGGCCTGGACTTGCCGCTGGATCTGCGTGGTACCGCGTTTCAGGAGCGCGTATGGCAAGCCTTGCGCGATATCCCTCCGGGGAGCACGGCCAGCTACGCGCAGATTGCAGCGCGGATCGGTGCGCCTAAGTCGTTCCGCGCAGTGGCCCAGGCCTGTGGCGCTAACAGCCTCGCGGTGGCAATCCCTTGCCACCGCGTAGTGCGCAGCAATGGCGACCTCTCGGGCTATCGCTGGGGCGTGGAGCGCAAGCAGCAGCTGCTGGAGCGTGAGAGCAAAATCTAA
- a CDS encoding CGNR zinc finger domain-containing protein: protein MTTHAALEPYVLADHPVLDMLNTRANVDGEPFEFWQADADVARWLVRLGWVEEGATPAFEDGALLATAKTLREVIRALLEARKAGEQADPAALNGFLRKAVSHPQLSWPAPGELQLVRERKLQTPEQFLSPIAEAAATLLVDADFNLIRTCEHPECVLWFYDRTKAHKRRWCSMALCGNRHKVAEFRKRKQG, encoded by the coding sequence ATGACCACCCACGCAGCCCTGGAACCCTATGTCCTTGCCGATCACCCGGTACTGGACATGCTCAACACCCGCGCCAACGTCGACGGCGAGCCCTTCGAGTTCTGGCAGGCTGACGCCGATGTTGCGCGCTGGTTGGTCCGCTTGGGCTGGGTCGAGGAGGGTGCGACGCCTGCGTTCGAGGACGGGGCGTTACTGGCAACGGCGAAGACGCTGCGGGAAGTGATCCGGGCCTTGCTGGAGGCACGCAAGGCGGGCGAGCAAGCTGATCCGGCGGCGCTCAATGGCTTTTTGCGCAAGGCCGTCAGCCATCCACAGCTGTCCTGGCCGGCACCGGGTGAATTGCAGTTGGTGCGTGAGCGCAAACTGCAAACGCCGGAACAGTTTCTTTCGCCGATCGCCGAAGCCGCCGCTACCTTGCTCGTGGATGCAGATTTCAACCTGATCCGCACCTGCGAACACCCTGAATGCGTGCTGTGGTTCTACGACCGTACCAAAGCGCATAAGCGTCGCTGGTGCAGCATGGCGCTGTGTGGCAACCGTCATAAAGTCGCCGAGTTCCGCAAGCGCAAGCAGGGTTAG
- a CDS encoding fimbrial protein, whose product MKRLYAAMVLLVLIGVTSTANATDCRVNGGPWIFVGSGGTLNLQVPVTVQLGADKTRIMLEGVRLECRFSHYGGSQPWYTDYWATSARVGPAWVPGPKFTNQGTGLRINGSFYNTPIPNGIRTTTMLNNSVGVPVNVTPYILVRNNPSNPIDIRVGDVLGRLNLDQTNNYNSGSSTLALTYTAANNFSISPSTCTINNNNPINIDFGTVNQRAIGTDPLTTPIRSNRRLTYSCPNAGITTPITITYKGNPSSFDTRLLVMTNPNVGTALVRAGSAVQVNGRFLTQITNSVGGDDVTFALVRRAGSLPAAGTISGSGVLVMGVP is encoded by the coding sequence ATGAAACGACTTTATGCAGCCATGGTGCTTCTCGTCTTGATTGGCGTGACCTCAACCGCGAATGCAACCGATTGCCGCGTGAATGGTGGGCCTTGGATATTCGTCGGCTCCGGCGGGACACTCAACTTGCAGGTCCCCGTGACCGTCCAACTGGGTGCGGACAAAACCCGAATAATGCTCGAAGGGGTCAGGCTGGAATGTCGATTTTCCCACTACGGCGGTAGCCAGCCCTGGTATACCGACTACTGGGCAACGTCGGCAAGAGTCGGGCCCGCCTGGGTGCCTGGACCCAAATTCACTAACCAAGGCACGGGGCTGCGGATCAACGGCAGTTTCTACAACACCCCCATTCCAAATGGTATCCGGACGACGACCATGCTGAACAACTCCGTCGGCGTACCGGTCAATGTCACCCCCTACATTTTGGTCCGTAACAATCCGAGTAACCCTATCGATATCCGAGTCGGAGATGTGCTGGGGCGGCTCAATCTCGACCAGACAAATAACTACAATTCCGGCAGTTCAACGCTTGCGCTGACATATACCGCGGCCAACAATTTCTCCATCTCTCCGTCAACGTGCACGATTAACAATAACAACCCGATCAATATAGACTTCGGCACCGTAAACCAGCGGGCAATTGGCACCGACCCGCTCACAACGCCCATCCGCAGCAACCGCAGGCTCACCTACTCCTGCCCGAACGCCGGCATCACCACACCGATCACCATCACGTACAAAGGCAACCCGTCGTCGTTTGACACACGCCTGCTGGTAATGACCAACCCGAACGTCGGTACGGCGCTTGTGCGAGCGGGATCCGCCGTGCAAGTGAACGGTAGGTTCCTGACCCAGATCACCAACAGTGTCGGCGGCGACGATGTGACGTTTGCTTTGGTACGGCGAGCGGGTTCGTTGCCTGCCGCTGGAACCATAAGCGGGAGCGGCGTACTCGTGATGGGGGTGCCATGA
- the alkB gene encoding DNA oxidative demethylase AlkB has translation MPGLTTDLFADDALQQPAGREQIGEQSYVLRGYALPWVERLLPELRRVLAQSPFRHMVTPGGFTMSAALSSCGDLGWTTDASGYRYSPLDPRNLQPWPQMPDALRQLAVLAAAEAGFLNFAPDACLINRYVPGAKMALHQDKDERRYSEPVVSVSFGLPAIFLFGGHERSDKPQKVSLFHGDVVVWGGVDRLRFHGVMPIKEGVHPVMGAQRINLTFRTAG, from the coding sequence ATGCCTGGCCTCACGACTGATCTGTTCGCCGATGACGCCTTGCAGCAACCCGCAGGGCGCGAGCAAATTGGCGAACAGTCCTACGTGCTAAGAGGCTACGCCCTGCCCTGGGTTGAGCGTCTTCTGCCGGAACTGCGACGGGTGCTGGCTCAATCACCGTTTCGGCACATGGTGACACCTGGTGGCTTTACCATGTCGGCTGCATTGAGCAGTTGCGGCGATCTGGGCTGGACCACTGATGCCTCGGGCTATCGCTACTCGCCATTGGACCCGCGCAACCTTCAGCCATGGCCGCAGATGCCGGACGCCTTGCGCCAATTGGCCGTGTTGGCAGCGGCAGAAGCCGGCTTTCTCAACTTTGCGCCCGACGCCTGCCTGATCAACCGTTATGTACCCGGCGCGAAAATGGCCCTGCACCAGGACAAAGATGAGCGCCGCTACAGCGAACCGGTGGTGTCGGTCTCTTTTGGGTTGCCGGCGATTTTTCTGTTTGGCGGGCACGAGCGCAGTGACAAGCCCCAGAAAGTCTCGCTGTTCCATGGCGACGTGGTGGTGTGGGGCGGCGTGGACCGCTTGCGTTTTCATGGGGTGATGCCGATCAAGGAAGGCGTGCACCCGGTCATGGGCGCGCAACGCATCAATCTCACCTTTCGCACTGCCGGCTGA
- a CDS encoding DUF1883 domain-containing protein has protein sequence MKFIHQREHLNEGDIVVIECSQTCNIRLMSDANFRSFKNGGRHTYHGGAFDTFPAKITAPSTGFWNITLDVVTRRAISVTRKPALSHKIRIVRRTSTKLS, from the coding sequence ATGAAATTCATCCACCAGCGCGAGCACCTCAACGAGGGAGACATTGTCGTCATCGAATGCTCGCAGACTTGTAATATCCGTCTGATGAGCGACGCGAATTTTCGCAGCTTCAAGAACGGCGGTCGCCACACCTACCACGGCGGCGCCTTCGACACGTTCCCTGCCAAAATCACCGCACCGAGCACCGGGTTCTGGAACATCACCCTGGACGTGGTCACGCGCCGCGCAATCAGCGTGACCCGCAAACCCGCGCTGTCCCACAAGATTCGCATTGTGCGTCGCACCAGCACCAAACTGAGCTGA